The Candidatus Hydrogenedentota bacterium genome has a segment encoding these proteins:
- a CDS encoding Gfo/Idh/MocA family oxidoreductase → MEASQQSHSKQSTTRRDFLKTSTVLASAVAASTMRSSVYAAGNDTIRVGMIGCGGRCTGAAVEALRADPGAKLVAMCDILMDRVQTKRERLKAQMKGQVAVDDDHCFAGFDAYKQVIEASDVVLIANAAKFHPFHAMAALQAGKHVFVEKPHGIDPAGIKLLQRAVEVAKEKNLCLASGLQSRHHLGYIETVNRIHDGAIGEIVSIEENFLREPYVVVDRQEGLNEIQWQCSTQYHFRWLSGDDVPQSLVHNLDRSSWVMHDAAPVKCHGLGGRSTMTEPIYGDVFDHHSIVYEFENGVRIYAFCRTTKGCFNDNSSIIYGTKGKASILESQIWGENAWKWTDQCDPYQIEHDKLFAAIRSGEPVNNGEYMARSTMIGIMGQISCYTGQEITWEKINSSDFNFGPKPEDCHDDMEPPVLPGPDGSYPTLKPGLTRLLEA, encoded by the coding sequence ATGGAAGCCTCACAGCAGTCGCATTCTAAACAGAGCACAACACGGCGCGATTTTCTGAAGACTTCGACGGTGCTGGCGTCGGCGGTCGCCGCGAGCACGATGCGCAGCAGCGTGTATGCCGCGGGCAACGACACAATCCGCGTCGGGATGATTGGCTGCGGCGGCCGTTGTACCGGGGCTGCCGTGGAGGCGCTGAGGGCCGATCCCGGCGCGAAACTGGTTGCGATGTGCGACATCCTCATGGACCGCGTCCAAACCAAGCGCGAGCGGCTGAAGGCGCAGATGAAAGGCCAAGTCGCCGTTGACGACGACCACTGCTTCGCGGGATTCGACGCGTACAAGCAGGTCATCGAAGCGTCCGACGTCGTCCTCATCGCCAACGCGGCAAAGTTCCACCCCTTCCACGCGATGGCGGCGCTCCAGGCGGGCAAGCACGTCTTCGTCGAGAAACCCCACGGAATTGACCCCGCCGGCATCAAACTTCTCCAGCGCGCCGTCGAGGTGGCAAAAGAGAAGAATTTGTGCCTCGCGTCCGGGCTGCAAAGCAGGCATCACCTGGGCTACATCGAAACCGTCAACCGAATCCACGACGGCGCGATCGGCGAGATCGTCAGCATCGAAGAGAACTTCCTGCGCGAACCCTACGTCGTCGTCGACCGCCAGGAAGGGTTGAACGAAATCCAATGGCAATGCAGCACGCAGTACCATTTCCGCTGGCTATCGGGTGACGACGTGCCGCAGTCACTCGTGCACAACCTCGACCGTTCCAGTTGGGTTATGCACGACGCCGCGCCGGTCAAGTGCCACGGCCTTGGCGGCCGTTCCACGATGACCGAACCCATCTACGGCGATGTGTTCGACCATCATTCCATTGTCTACGAATTCGAAAACGGCGTTCGCATCTACGCCTTCTGCCGGACCACCAAGGGTTGCTTCAACGACAATTCCAGCATCATCTACGGCACCAAGGGCAAGGCGTCCATTCTAGAAAGCCAGATCTGGGGCGAGAACGCCTGGAAGTGGACTGACCAGTGCGATCCCTACCAGATCGAACACGATAAACTCTTTGCGGCCATCCGTTCCGGCGAACCCGTGAACAACGGCGAGTACATGGCCCGTAGCACGATGATCGGCATCATGGGCCAGATCTCCTGCTATACCGGACAAGAGATCACGTGGGAGAAGATCAACAG